The window CTTTTATTGGAGATGAAGAGAAAACTGGTATTTTTAATGATCAACGAGATTTTGAAGATGGTCCAGGTAAACAGAGTCCCTATGCTGGTAATCAAGTTGAAAAAATGATTGGCGATTGTACCTTTGAAAAGGATGAAAAACGTGCTCCTAAAGCAAGTTTTACTTTTCAGTATTTTGATTTACTCAGCAAAATCAATCAATTGCGTTATCGTGAACGAATAGGTAGTGACTATCAAGAGCTAACTTCTGAGCAAAGAGAATTACTAAAAGAAAAAGTTTTGACTACTCAAAAAGTTACGTTTGCTGGAGTCAAGAAACTATTAGGTTTATCACCTTATACACAATTTAATTTATTAAATTATGGAACAAAAACAACTCAAGAGGAAACGGAAAGTAAAACGAACTTCTATTCACTACTGAATTATCATAAATTAAAAAAAACATTACCAGAAACTTTTTTTAAGTCGTTATCTGTTGATCAAATTGATGTAATTGCTTATGTGTTAACCGTTTATTCAAGTGATCATCGTCGTCGAGATGAGTTTTATGGCAGGTTAGCTTTACCAGAAGAAATTGTAGATTTACTATTGCCGCTTAATTTCAGCAAGTTTGGTAATTTATCATTAACAGCTATGAAAAAAATTATTCCTTATTTAGAAACAGGAAAAGTTTACTCAGAAGCAGCTGGTTTGGCTGGCTATGATTTTCGATATAAGCAGATAGATGAGGAATATATTGAGAAAAATGTTAATAATCCAGTTGTAAAACGGGCGGTTAAACAAGCCATTAAACTAGTGAAAAATATTGAAAGACAATATGGCTATCCACCTGATGCACTCAATATTGAATTAGCTAGGGAAATGGGTAAAACATTTGCAGATCGTCGAAAAGTGATGAAGTTTCAAGAAGAAGGGCGAAGAAGAAATGAACAACTTGCTGAGAGAATCCGTGACTTAGGTCAGTCAGTTAATGGAGAAAATATTACTAGACTTAAGCTATATGAAGAGCAAAATGGATTTGATCCATATACTGGTAACACAATTCCTTGTAATCAAATTTTTTCAGATGTTTATGATGTAGACCATATTATTCCTTATAGTAAAACATTAGATGATAGCTTTGGTAATAAAGTTTTAGTTAGTTCAGCTGCAAATAAAGAAAAGGGCAATCGAATCCCAATGGACTATATTGGAGGCAATCCAGAGCGCCGAAAGAAATTAGAAACTATTGCAAATTCAATTAAAAATCCTAAAAAACGTGAAAAGCTATTAAAAGAAGAGTTAACAAAAGAAGATATGGAAGGTTGGAAAGCACGAAATTTAAATGATACTCGCTATATTTCTAAGTTACTCTATGATTACTTTAGACAAACTATTCAGTTCCCAGAATTAGCAGTAGAAAAAAAGAAACGTGTTTTTGCGATTAATGGTTCGGTTACTGCAAAACTGAGAGCGAGATGGGGATTTAATAAAGTTCGTGCTAATGGAGATGAACATCATGCCTTAGATGCTTTAGTTGTAGCATGTGTGACAGATAAGTATATCCAAGAAGTAACAAAATATAGTAAAAGAAAAGAAGTTAGAGAAAACAGTGATTTGTGGAGATTAGATGAAACACCAGAGGCTATTGAAGCAGATGTTGTTAAAACTAAGACAGACTATAATCGAATATTTAATCAAGCTTTCCCAACTCCATGGGTAAATTTTAGAGAAGAAACCAGATGTCGTATGTCAGGAAATCCATCAGAATTAATGAAGAACTATACATGGGAAACTTATACAGATGAAGAAATTGCAGATTTAAAGCCAATCTTTATTGTACGTCTCCCTAAAATGAAAACGAAAGGTGCTGCCCATGAAGAAACTTTGCGTAGTGGAAAACTTTATGAGCAAGGATTGAATATTAGTCGAGTTTCAGTTAGCCGATTGAAATTAGATAAAAATGGTGTGATCAAAAGTGGAAATGCAGAATTTTATCAAGCAGATGGCAATGGTTGGAAACTTGTTCATGAGAAATTAACAGAAGCATTATTGGCTCATGGAGGAGATGGTAGTAAGGCTTTTCCAGAGGGATTCTTACAGTATACTCATGAAGGTAAAGAGTATATGGTAAGAAAAGTTCGAGTCGTTGGGAAATCATCGTTACAAGTACCCTT is drawn from Carnobacterium gallinarum DSM 4847 and contains these coding sequences:
- the cas9 gene encoding type II CRISPR RNA-guided endonuclease Cas9 (Cas9, originally named Csn1, is the large, multifunctional signature protein of type II CRISPR/Cas systems. It is well known even to general audiences because its RNA-guided endonuclease activity has made it a popular tool for custom editing of eukaryotic genomes.), encoding MGYRIGLDIGITSIGYAILKTDNTGNPYKIEQMNSIIFPAAEHPKTGKSLALPRREQRGARRRNRRRKFRKYRTKMLFIKHHLLTKNQMEMIYTDSRILTDIYELRKKALDERISNEELYQILYFFAGHRGFKSNRKSELTEKDMGTMLTAIKGIEEVLRNGTYRTLGEYMYMDAKYQEHKRNKEGLDRYLGTAKRALVEDEIKQILTKQFELGNLDLTKEFEEAFIGDEEKTGIFNDQRDFEDGPGKQSPYAGNQVEKMIGDCTFEKDEKRAPKASFTFQYFDLLSKINQLRYRERIGSDYQELTSEQRELLKEKVLTTQKVTFAGVKKLLGLSPYTQFNLLNYGTKTTQEETESKTNFYSLLNYHKLKKTLPETFFKSLSVDQIDVIAYVLTVYSSDHRRRDEFYGRLALPEEIVDLLLPLNFSKFGNLSLTAMKKIIPYLETGKVYSEAAGLAGYDFRYKQIDEEYIEKNVNNPVVKRAVKQAIKLVKNIERQYGYPPDALNIELAREMGKTFADRRKVMKFQEEGRRRNEQLAERIRDLGQSVNGENITRLKLYEEQNGFDPYTGNTIPCNQIFSDVYDVDHIIPYSKTLDDSFGNKVLVSSAANKEKGNRIPMDYIGGNPERRKKLETIANSIKNPKKREKLLKEELTKEDMEGWKARNLNDTRYISKLLYDYFRQTIQFPELAVEKKKRVFAINGSVTAKLRARWGFNKVRANGDEHHALDALVVACVTDKYIQEVTKYSKRKEVRENSDLWRLDETPEAIEADVVKTKTDYNRIFNQAFPTPWVNFREETRCRMSGNPSELMKNYTWETYTDEEIADLKPIFIVRLPKMKTKGAAHEETLRSGKLYEQGLNISRVSVSRLKLDKNGVIKSGNAEFYQADGNGWKLVHEKLTEALLAHGGDGSKAFPEGFLQYTHEGKEYMVRKVRVVGKSSLQVPLNTKLAVADNGSMIRIDIFRTENGKYQFVPIYVSDKVKETLPNQASAGGKNSKDWPVVKPEDFLFSLYPNDLIRIKHKKGVKHTSKDGNKEVEIKSDFFAYYKGANISTASISGINHNNFFEFEGVGLATLISLEKYRVDYFGNYYKVNEKIRQEFHKK